Within the Gloeobacter kilaueensis JS1 genome, the region TCGAGGGCGAGGTAGACCAGCCGCAGCCACAGATCGCGCACCCCCAGTTCTTCCTCGCTGAAGGCGAGGTTGGCGTCGAGGGCAGGGTTGCCGGTCAGCTTGCGGCTGGCCACCAGTTCGAGCTTGAGCCGCTCCAGGCTATAGCCCCTGCGGTAGGCACCGATCGCGGCGCGCACAAAAGCTTCGAGAGCCGACAGGTAGTCCTCGCCGATGCCGCGCGCGTACAAAAAAAGCCATGCCTTGCGGAAGGCCAGTTCGATCTCACCCAGGGAGTGTCTCCTTCAGCCGCCTGTGCATTTTTTCACCTTAGCACCGCTAAGTGGGTCTAAAGGGATCGTGAACTTCTCATAGAGGGGCGAAGATCGCCCGCTAGACTAGTCCGCGTTCCGCCCTCCTCTTTTTTTGGGATGCTCTTTGCGATGCCTCAAAAAGTGATCGCCTCTGCCCTCGGTTGGGTTGCGCTTTTCTTTTTTTCCATCCCTTCGATCGCCGCTTTTGCCAGTGGGCTGCTCGAGGGCGACCTCAACGCCGACAGTGTGATCGATCTGCAAGATGAACACCTGCTCGGGCGCTACCTGCAGGGAGAGGTGCTTTTAAGCGAAGAACAGATTCGCCGCGCCGACATCGACGGCGACGGCCAGGTGGACGCCCAGGACGATGCGCTGTTGCGCGCCAGGTTGGGCATCGCTGGAGCAGTGCCCCATCCACTGCTGCAGGTGGGCATTCGCAGTGGCGGCAGCCAGGGGACGCCCTTTTTGCTGGGCGTCTCGACGCTGGCGCTCATTCCGGACTGGGTGCGCGGCAGTTGGCAGTTCACCTCGACGGTGATCGAAGATCATGGCTTCGGTACCCTGGGTAGCTACCAGAGCGAGCGCATCAGCCTGCCTGGCGACCTGGCA harbors:
- a CDS encoding dockerin type I repeat-containing protein, producing MPQKVIASALGWVALFFFSIPSIAAFASGLLEGDLNADSVIDLQDEHLLGRYLQGEVLLSEEQIRRADIDGDGQVDAQDDALLRARLGIAGAVPHPLLQVGIRSGGSQGTPFLLGVSTLALIPDWVRGSWQFTSTVIEDHGFGTLGSYQSERISLPGDLAGLYAGYRVDTGERLERVCWQVEENTRNHFVFSEHLRDHEGSLIASTADITRHAPGEATIRIRTEVLKSSPVVAIDLSVLLAMGTHAGDFNVRTGAMQRIAGTESSTDEEALAQPLCTEGR